In Wolinella succinogenes DSM 1740, a single genomic region encodes these proteins:
- a CDS encoding glutathionylspermidine synthase family protein — protein sequence MEIKTLKPLSNEFLESIGFAWHTDPNQTSYVANEAVVLSEAEAEGFYSAANELYDMFVEAGQYVIDNNLFFELGIPFNLIESIKMSWENEVHWHIYGRFDFAGGLEGRPIKLLEFNADTPTMVYETAIIQWALLKANGMENHLQFNNLYQAIGENFKRMITLGDDPARFDEVYEGWKILFSSIEGSLEEEMTMRLLEQIARESGFETAFSYVHEAKLDEESGLFFNDQNYEFWFKLIPWENIAIDEPEMALLIEGMIRNKNTIFLNPAYTLLFQSKRMLKILWDLFPNHSLLLESSFEPLKGKKQVKKHAFGREGESVQIWSEQGEILSEKAGAYGNFPPLYQEFVEPNLHQGLFYQPNVFYAYEACALGFRRGGEILDNYAKFVSHYIR from the coding sequence ATGGAGATCAAGACCCTTAAACCGCTCTCCAATGAGTTTTTAGAGAGCATCGGATTTGCTTGGCACACCGATCCCAACCAAACCTCCTATGTCGCCAACGAGGCGGTCGTGCTAAGCGAAGCGGAAGCGGAAGGATTCTATAGCGCCGCCAATGAGCTCTATGATATGTTTGTCGAAGCGGGACAATACGTGATTGACAACAACCTCTTCTTTGAGCTTGGAATTCCCTTCAACCTCATCGAGAGCATCAAGATGAGCTGGGAAAATGAGGTGCATTGGCACATCTATGGGCGCTTTGACTTTGCAGGAGGGCTGGAGGGGCGACCCATTAAGCTTTTGGAATTCAACGCCGACACTCCAACGATGGTCTATGAGACGGCGATCATCCAATGGGCGCTCCTCAAGGCCAATGGCATGGAGAATCATCTCCAATTCAATAATCTCTATCAAGCCATCGGCGAGAACTTCAAACGAATGATCACCCTAGGGGATGATCCCGCACGCTTTGATGAAGTCTATGAGGGATGGAAGATTCTCTTCTCCAGCATAGAGGGGAGTCTTGAAGAAGAGATGACCATGCGACTTTTGGAGCAGATCGCTAGGGAGAGCGGCTTTGAGACGGCCTTTAGTTATGTGCATGAGGCAAAGCTCGATGAAGAATCGGGGCTCTTTTTCAACGACCAGAATTATGAATTTTGGTTCAAGCTCATTCCATGGGAAAATATCGCCATTGATGAGCCTGAGATGGCGCTACTTATAGAGGGAATGATACGGAATAAAAACACCATCTTCCTCAATCCCGCCTACACCCTCCTCTTTCAATCCAAGCGGATGCTCAAAATCCTTTGGGACCTCTTCCCTAACCACTCTCTGCTTCTAGAGAGCTCCTTTGAGCCCCTCAAGGGCAAGAAGCAGGTCAAGAAGCACGCCTTTGGTCGTGAGGGCGAGAGCGTGCAGATATGGAGTGAGCAAGGGGAGATTCTCAGCGAAAAAGCGGGAGCGTATGGGAATTTTCCTCCGCTCTATCAGGAGTTTGTCGAGCCCAATCTTCACCAAGGACTCTTTTACCAACCCAATGTCTTTTATGCTTATGAGGCTTGTGCGCTGGGCTTTAGGCGCGGAGGGGAGATACTGGATAACTACGCGAAGTTTGTTTCACACTATATTCGTTAG
- a CDS encoding dienelactone hydrolase family protein: protein MRKTIIIIHEIYGITENLKKLSKELEAKGYRVVLPSLFLDNYSGDNEEYSYKKYFAEVGFDNSIGKIDKIIEKNGADSIVLIGFSIGATLAWMKSNDLRIKGVIGFYGSRIRNNLLINPLIPTKLYFCNEATFEVDTLIEKLRIKNNLELTKIKGDHGFYSKLLFNHNMIQETNKIIFNDLDKIYINI from the coding sequence ATGAGGAAAACCATTATTATCATCCATGAAATTTATGGAATCACTGAGAATCTTAAAAAACTATCCAAAGAGCTAGAAGCAAAAGGGTATAGAGTTGTTTTACCATCATTGTTCTTGGATAACTATAGTGGAGATAATGAAGAGTATTCCTATAAGAAATATTTTGCTGAAGTTGGATTTGATAATTCTATAGGCAAAATAGATAAAATAATTGAAAAGAATGGCGCTGATAGCATTGTCTTGATTGGGTTTAGTATTGGTGCGACACTCGCTTGGATGAAATCTAATGATCTTAGAATCAAAGGTGTTATTGGTTTCTATGGATCAAGAATTAGGAATAATCTGCTGATAAATCCTCTGATTCCTACGAAATTATACTTTTGCAATGAAGCAACTTTTGAGGTTGATACTCTTATAGAGAAATTAAGAATAAAGAATAATCTTGAGCTCACTAAAATAAAAGGTGATCATGGTTTTTATTCAAAATTATTATTTAATCACAATATGATTCAGGAAACAAATAAAATAATATTTAATGATTTGGATAAAATTTATATTAACATATAG
- a CDS encoding thermonuclease family protein, protein MKRWLFALLLALGGLKAYEAPLSLSAILKEVHQAALFTLYAPSYGYLYCSLYGAVAPLYTDSDSPCQIDPKKAREMRYHARNFTLRQLYMEQQYRLGYVQGFCLLQAGAHLFNATLIKEGYAVAQNSETSGESELLRGELFRLEEIARREQKGLWKEWKEEMECLSLIANSRR, encoded by the coding sequence ATGAAGCGCTGGCTTTTCGCGCTACTCTTGGCGCTTGGCGGATTGAAGGCGTATGAGGCGCCACTCTCGCTATCAGCCATCCTCAAAGAGGTGCACCAAGCCGCGCTCTTCACCCTCTATGCCCCCTCTTATGGCTATCTCTACTGCTCGCTCTATGGGGCGGTTGCTCCTTTGTACACTGATAGCGATTCTCCTTGTCAGATCGATCCCAAAAAGGCAAGGGAGATGCGCTACCATGCGAGGAATTTCACCCTGAGGCAGCTTTATATGGAGCAGCAGTATCGCTTAGGTTATGTGCAGGGATTTTGCCTTCTCCAAGCGGGCGCCCATCTCTTTAATGCGACTCTTATCAAGGAGGGCTACGCGGTGGCGCAAAACAGTGAAACTAGCGGTGAGAGCGAACTTTTGCGCGGAGAGCTCTTTAGGCTCGAAGAGATCGCAAGACGCGAGCAAAAAGGATTGTGGAAAGAGTGGAAAGAGGAGATGGAGTGCCTTTCGTTGATTGCCAATTCGAGGCGGTAG
- a CDS encoding microcin C ABC transporter permease YejB, giving the protein MGAYIFKRLLLILPTLFGIITLNFFIIQAAPGGPVEQMLAKLEHIQGGAQERISSSSSEVSLSVSGQYRGSKGLDERLIKEIEKLYGFDKPLHERYFLMLKNYLVFDLGESFYRQKRVVELVVERLPVSISLGVWSTILIYLISIPLGIKKAVRHGSSFDVGSSFIIVLGSAIPVFLFAIVLIIFLAGGSYLQLFPLRGLVSEGFEGLSLGGKILDYLWHITLPVASLTIGGFASLTLLTKNSFLEEINKQYVFTARAKGASERKILYGHVFRNAMLIVVSGFPAAFIGMFFAGSLLVEIVFSLDGLGLLGYESTLNRDYPVMFGTLYIFTLIGLITTLISDLVYTLIDPRIDFERRA; this is encoded by the coding sequence TTGGGCGCTTATATCTTCAAGCGACTTTTGCTCATTCTCCCTACGCTCTTTGGCATCATCACACTCAACTTTTTTATCATTCAAGCAGCACCTGGAGGACCCGTGGAGCAGATGCTAGCCAAGCTAGAGCATATCCAAGGGGGAGCACAAGAGCGAATCTCCTCTAGCTCTAGCGAGGTGAGCCTGAGTGTTTCGGGGCAATATCGCGGCTCCAAGGGCTTGGATGAGAGGTTGATCAAAGAGATTGAGAAGCTCTATGGCTTTGATAAACCCCTCCATGAGCGCTATTTTCTGATGCTTAAAAACTACCTTGTCTTTGATTTGGGGGAGAGCTTCTATCGCCAAAAAAGAGTGGTGGAGCTGGTGGTGGAGCGCCTCCCTGTCTCTATTTCTCTCGGGGTTTGGAGCACGATTCTTATCTATCTCATCTCCATCCCCTTAGGAATCAAGAAAGCCGTGAGACATGGGAGCTCTTTTGATGTGGGAAGTAGCTTCATCATTGTCCTTGGGAGCGCGATTCCCGTCTTTCTCTTTGCCATCGTGCTGATTATCTTCTTGGCAGGCGGAAGCTATTTGCAGCTCTTTCCGCTTCGAGGATTGGTGAGCGAAGGGTTTGAGGGGTTGAGTCTGGGGGGTAAGATTTTGGATTATCTTTGGCATATCACTCTGCCTGTCGCCTCTTTGACGATTGGAGGGTTTGCCTCACTCACCCTCCTAACCAAAAACTCTTTTCTCGAAGAGATCAATAAGCAGTATGTCTTCACGGCGCGCGCCAAGGGGGCGAGTGAGCGAAAAATTCTTTATGGTCATGTCTTTAGAAATGCGATGCTTATCGTTGTTTCAGGTTTTCCCGCTGCTTTCATTGGGATGTTTTTTGCAGGCTCTCTTTTGGTGGAGATCGTTTTTTCACTCGATGGGTTGGGCCTTTTGGGGTATGAATCCACGCTCAATCGAGACTACCCTGTGATGTTTGGCACGCTCTATATTTTCACCCTCATTGGGCTCATCACCACGCTTATTAGTGACCTTGTCTATACGCTCATTGACCCAAGAATCGACTTTGAGAGGCGCGCATGA
- a CDS encoding ABC transporter ATP-binding protein: protein MNLLEVKSLKARFKRGGFALESVNLTLKKGECVSIVGESGSGKSFLAQLIVRLFPQGSVEVEEGEILFLGENLLDFSQERLEGVRGSEIGFVFQEPLISLNPLHTIEKQLAEAILLHRSLSREELKREIGALYASVGLEALKGRAKIYPHELSGGQRQRVMIAMALANSPKLLIADEPTTALDVSVQKQILDLLFRLKEERGVSLLLISHDLGVVRHYADKVYVMKGGKVVESASKEELFAHPKHPYTQALLSSLHLPLKESPPSRGEILLEAENLDLSFVLKKDWLGRPKEYLRALSSISLRLREGENLGIVGESGSGKSTLALALCKLLSFEGRLRMGHEEMAKMEESRFRPFRSMIQIVFQDPYGSLSPRLSIEEILREGLEVHFPAQKESFERRIIEALEGVGLESSYRYRYPNELSGGQRQRVAIARALILRPKILILDEPTSALDRSIEHQVVALLLELQKRYNLTYLCISHDLRVIGALSDRVAVMKGGRLIEEGETSLILQSPTHPYTQELIGSLLL, encoded by the coding sequence ATGAATCTATTGGAAGTTAAATCACTAAAAGCCCGTTTCAAGCGGGGAGGATTTGCCCTTGAATCGGTCAATTTGACGCTCAAAAAAGGCGAGTGTGTCTCGATTGTGGGAGAGAGCGGGAGCGGGAAGTCATTCCTTGCACAGCTCATCGTGCGCCTCTTCCCCCAGGGGAGCGTGGAGGTGGAAGAGGGGGAGATTCTTTTTTTGGGGGAGAATCTCTTGGACTTTTCCCAAGAGCGCCTAGAGGGGGTTAGAGGGAGTGAAATCGGCTTTGTTTTTCAAGAGCCGCTCATCTCGCTCAACCCTCTCCATACCATTGAAAAACAGCTGGCCGAGGCGATTTTGCTTCACCGCTCGCTCTCTAGAGAGGAGCTTAAGAGAGAGATTGGCGCGCTCTATGCTTCTGTTGGGCTAGAGGCGCTAAAAGGGCGTGCGAAAATCTATCCCCATGAGCTAAGCGGCGGCCAGCGTCAGCGCGTGATGATCGCCATGGCACTAGCCAACTCTCCCAAGCTTTTGATTGCGGATGAGCCGACCACAGCGTTGGATGTGAGCGTGCAGAAGCAGATACTCGACCTCCTCTTTAGGCTCAAAGAGGAGCGGGGAGTCTCGCTCCTTCTTATTAGCCACGACCTAGGGGTGGTGCGCCACTATGCCGATAAAGTCTATGTGATGAAGGGGGGCAAAGTGGTCGAATCGGCTTCCAAAGAGGAGCTCTTCGCCCATCCCAAGCACCCCTACACCCAAGCCCTCCTCTCTTCTCTCCATCTCCCTCTTAAAGAATCCCCTCCCTCTAGGGGTGAGATTCTCTTGGAGGCGGAGAATCTGGATCTCTCTTTTGTGCTAAAGAAGGATTGGCTAGGTCGTCCCAAGGAGTATTTGAGGGCGCTCTCCTCCATCTCTTTGAGGCTTCGCGAAGGAGAGAATCTAGGAATCGTTGGAGAGAGCGGGAGCGGGAAGAGCACGCTTGCGCTTGCGCTTTGCAAGCTCCTCTCTTTTGAAGGTCGATTGAGGATGGGTCATGAAGAGATGGCCAAGATGGAAGAATCGCGCTTTCGCCCTTTTCGCTCCATGATTCAGATCGTATTCCAAGACCCTTATGGCTCTTTGAGTCCGCGCTTAAGTATAGAGGAGATTTTACGCGAGGGATTAGAGGTGCACTTTCCCGCCCAAAAGGAGAGTTTTGAGAGGCGAATCATTGAGGCGCTGGAGGGAGTAGGGCTAGAGAGCTCCTATCGCTATCGCTATCCCAATGAGCTAAGCGGCGGTCAGCGCCAGCGGGTCGCCATTGCTCGTGCTCTTATTTTGAGACCTAAAATATTGATTTTGGATGAGCCAACCAGTGCGCTGGATCGAAGCATTGAGCATCAAGTGGTCGCGCTTTTGCTTGAGCTCCAAAAACGCTACAACCTCACCTATCTCTGCATCAGCCATGATCTAAGGGTGATTGGGGCCTTGAGCGATAGGGTGGCGGTGATGAAAGGCGGTAGGCTTATCGAGGAGGGTGAAACCTCTTTGATTCTTCAATCCCCCACCCACCCCTATACTCAAGAGCTCATCGGCTCTCTCCTCTTATGA
- a CDS encoding extracellular solute-binding protein has protein sequence MKGFSWGVLWLFLCAGGLEFAFASTFSDKGFSLSGEVKYKELKYFDYVNPEAPKGGAIKRYEIGGFDTLNAFALKGTPADGLELLYDTLTVHSEDEPFSEYGLVAERIQRAKDNSFVIFHLNKNARFHDGNPITAFDVEFSFNTLIGTGNPAIKRYYEDVKEVVVVDKYTVKFNFSNKENRELPLILGQLRILPKHFYENRPFGENPLEIPLGSGPYRILSFETGKEIVYERVKDYWAQKHPTRLGYFNFDRVAYEYYKDETVALEAFKAGAYDFRQESAAKTWALGYEGEPLKKKQIIKEEIAHSLPSGMQGYFFNTRRDLFKDIRVREALSYAFDFEWSNKNLFFGQYTRTKSFFDNSELASFGTPSPQEREWLTPFKEQLPEGIFDQPFTLPTTKGDGNIRPQLKRAQQLLKEAGYEIKNKKLIHTTTGQPFVFELLLLSPAMERVALPFKRNLATLGIEMKIRTIDLTQYINRLREFDYDMIVGVIGQSLSPGNEQRYYWHSSSKDERGSKNYAGIDHPAVDRLVEMVVNAKDRRELVDYTRALDRVLLWNHYVIPHFHNRTFRVAHWNRFSRPNISPLYGLGFWTWWVDPQKEEELLKARPALKRR, from the coding sequence ATGAAGGGATTTTCGTGGGGCGTGTTGTGGCTTTTTCTTTGTGCGGGAGGCTTGGAGTTTGCGTTTGCATCGACTTTTAGCGACAAAGGGTTTTCGCTGAGCGGTGAGGTTAAATATAAAGAGTTGAAGTATTTTGACTATGTCAATCCTGAAGCACCCAAAGGAGGAGCGATCAAGCGCTATGAGATTGGAGGTTTTGACACGCTCAACGCCTTTGCGCTCAAAGGGACGCCAGCGGATGGCTTGGAGCTTCTTTATGACACGCTCACGGTGCATTCCGAGGATGAGCCTTTTAGTGAATACGGGTTGGTCGCGGAGCGAATTCAGCGCGCCAAAGACAATAGCTTTGTGATCTTTCATCTCAATAAAAACGCTCGATTCCATGATGGCAACCCTATCACTGCTTTTGATGTGGAGTTTAGCTTCAACACCCTTATAGGAACGGGAAACCCCGCCATTAAGCGCTACTATGAGGATGTCAAAGAGGTGGTGGTGGTTGATAAATACACCGTCAAATTCAACTTCTCCAACAAAGAGAATCGAGAGCTTCCTCTTATTCTTGGACAGCTAAGAATCCTCCCTAAGCACTTCTATGAGAATCGTCCCTTTGGCGAGAATCCTCTGGAGATTCCCCTAGGAAGCGGACCGTATAGGATTCTCTCTTTTGAGACGGGTAAAGAGATCGTCTATGAGCGAGTCAAAGATTATTGGGCCCAAAAGCACCCCACGCGCCTTGGCTATTTCAATTTTGATCGTGTGGCTTATGAATATTATAAGGATGAGACGGTGGCCTTGGAGGCGTTTAAGGCGGGAGCCTATGATTTTCGCCAAGAGAGCGCTGCGAAGACATGGGCGCTAGGGTATGAGGGCGAGCCGCTCAAAAAAAAGCAGATCATCAAAGAGGAGATCGCCCACTCTCTGCCTAGCGGAATGCAGGGCTATTTTTTCAACACACGCCGTGATCTCTTCAAGGATATTCGCGTTAGGGAGGCGCTCTCTTACGCGTTTGATTTTGAGTGGAGCAACAAGAATCTCTTCTTTGGGCAATACACCCGCACCAAGAGTTTTTTTGACAACTCTGAGCTGGCCTCTTTTGGCACCCCTTCACCCCAAGAGCGCGAATGGCTTACCCCTTTTAAAGAGCAGCTTCCCGAGGGAATCTTTGATCAGCCTTTCACCCTGCCCACCACCAAAGGTGATGGAAATATCCGTCCCCAGCTAAAAAGAGCTCAGCAGCTCCTCAAAGAGGCGGGCTATGAGATTAAAAATAAGAAATTGATTCACACCACCACAGGTCAACCCTTTGTCTTTGAGCTTTTGCTGCTCTCTCCAGCGATGGAGCGAGTCGCTCTCCCCTTCAAGCGAAATCTCGCCACACTGGGAATCGAGATGAAGATTCGCACCATCGACCTCACTCAATACATCAATCGACTTCGAGAGTTTGACTATGACATGATCGTGGGCGTCATCGGGCAGTCCCTCTCGCCTGGGAATGAGCAGCGCTACTACTGGCACTCCAGCTCCAAAGATGAGCGAGGAAGCAAAAACTATGCAGGAATTGACCATCCCGCTGTGGATCGCCTTGTGGAGATGGTGGTCAATGCCAAGGATCGAAGAGAACTAGTGGATTACACGCGCGCTTTGGATCGGGTCTTGCTCTGGAATCATTATGTCATTCCTCACTTTCACAATCGCACCTTCCGCGTTGCCCACTGGAATCGCTTCTCTCGTCCCAACATCTCCCCTCTGTATGGATTGGGATTTTGGACTTGGTGGGTCGATCCGCAAAAAGAGGAAGAGCTACTCAAAGCGCGTCCTGCGCTAAAGAGGCGGTGA
- a CDS encoding ABC transporter permease: protein MREMTRRRLEVFKSNRRAYYSAYLLLFLVLLSLLAPLIANDKPLLVRYEGRFYFPILKAYSETTFGGDFETPANYKDPYVEELILAKEGRVVWPLVRYRYDTINYDLKAPAPTPPDDHNWLGTDDQGRDVLARLIYGYSVSLAFGFLLTILSSLVGVAVGAMQGYYGGKVDLLGQRFIEIWSGMPMLFLLIILSSFVEASFFWLLGIMLLFSWMSLVGVVRAEFLRGRNLEYVRSAKALGVSHGVIMRRHILPNAMVATLTFLPFVMSGSIATLTSLDFLGFGLPSGAPSLGELLAQGKQNLHAPHLGLCAFFSIAFLLSILVFVGEGLRDAFDPRLSL from the coding sequence ATGAGAGAGATGACTAGACGCCGTTTGGAGGTTTTCAAAAGCAACAGGCGCGCCTACTATTCGGCCTATCTTCTGCTTTTCTTGGTGCTCCTCTCGCTTTTAGCGCCCCTGATTGCCAATGATAAGCCGCTTTTGGTTCGCTATGAGGGGCGATTTTACTTCCCGATTCTCAAGGCCTACAGTGAGACCACCTTTGGAGGGGATTTTGAGACACCAGCCAACTACAAAGACCCCTATGTGGAGGAGCTTATCCTTGCCAAAGAGGGGAGGGTGGTGTGGCCTTTGGTGCGCTACCGCTATGACACCATCAACTATGATCTCAAAGCCCCCGCCCCCACGCCTCCTGATGATCATAACTGGCTGGGAACGGATGATCAGGGGAGGGATGTGCTGGCGCGCCTCATCTATGGCTATAGTGTATCTTTGGCATTTGGTTTTTTGCTCACGATCCTAAGCTCTCTGGTGGGGGTCGCCGTGGGCGCGATGCAAGGCTACTACGGGGGTAAGGTTGATCTTTTGGGGCAGCGATTCATCGAGATATGGTCGGGGATGCCGATGCTCTTTTTGCTCATCATCCTCTCTAGCTTCGTGGAGGCGAGCTTCTTTTGGCTTCTTGGAATCATGCTTCTCTTCTCTTGGATGAGCTTGGTGGGAGTGGTGAGGGCAGAGTTTTTACGTGGAAGGAATCTCGAATATGTCCGCTCTGCTAAGGCGCTTGGGGTGAGTCATGGGGTGATTATGCGCCGCCATATCCTGCCCAATGCGATGGTGGCGACTCTCACCTTTTTGCCCTTTGTGATGAGCGGCTCCATTGCCACGCTCACCTCGCTTGATTTTCTAGGGTTTGGGCTCCCTAGCGGAGCCCCCTCGCTGGGTGAGCTTTTAGCGCAGGGCAAACAGAATCTCCATGCTCCTCATTTGGGGCTTTGTGCCTTTTTCTCTATCGCCTTTTTGCTCTCGATTCTTGTTTTTGTGGGCGAGGGGTTGAGGGATGCGTTTGACCCGAGGCTCTCTTTATGA
- a CDS encoding UPF0323 family lipoprotein, translating into MRHLRKISDYAIIGSLGALIAVGLQGCDNNSSSKSEPLSQIKEKQGALVIIEEQPQGGYKILEEYPSETTRIVLKDPSGKERMLTQEEVDKLLKEEAAKIEQGTSQLTNPGGMGLSLGETILASMAGAMLGSWIGSKLFNNPNYQAQQRATYKSPQAYERSQNSFKSSSSATAPRGTSTGASSTPSSAKGGYFGSSSSPSSAPSSSSSSSSSPSYGG; encoded by the coding sequence ATGAGACATTTACGAAAGATTTCTGACTATGCCATCATCGGTAGCTTGGGCGCTCTAATCGCGGTAGGACTGCAAGGGTGCGATAACAACTCCTCTTCTAAGAGCGAGCCTCTCTCACAGATCAAAGAGAAGCAGGGAGCGCTCGTCATTATCGAAGAGCAGCCCCAAGGAGGCTACAAGATTCTGGAAGAATACCCCAGTGAGACCACTCGAATCGTCCTCAAAGACCCCTCAGGCAAAGAGCGAATGCTCACCCAAGAAGAGGTGGATAAGCTCCTCAAGGAGGAGGCTGCCAAAATTGAGCAAGGCACCTCTCAGCTCACTAACCCCGGAGGCATGGGCCTCTCGCTAGGAGAGACGATTCTTGCTTCAATGGCGGGAGCGATGCTTGGAAGCTGGATTGGAAGCAAACTCTTTAATAACCCCAACTACCAAGCCCAGCAACGCGCCACCTACAAATCCCCTCAAGCCTATGAGCGCAGCCAAAACTCTTTTAAATCCTCTAGTAGCGCCACCGCCCCTAGAGGCACCTCTACAGGAGCAAGCAGCACGCCAAGTAGCGCCAAAGGGGGGTATTTTGGCTCCTCTTCTTCGCCTAGCTCCGCTCCCTCCTCCTCTTCCTCTTCTAGCTCTTCACCTAGCTATGGAGGTTAA
- a CDS encoding M48 family metallopeptidase encodes MFLNQIRLLIALILSASNFLLFLFPGLMIAEFVVQFIENRSLLLEHGGWVVFIAMMMMLLYLLRDMLFGTTVKGFTQTAHKIEAGGELDWIYQLFDPVRRRFGLQVSLYLEQGEEINAFAVRTLFHKAVVISEGLLRHLQDNIEEAGQASALQAIIAHELSHLKHWDFLPGLIIYANEQAAGKLEAILHIGVELVTRMVLMIPFFGAFIGIGLAVLYRISRLATGFFASMVVRPLFTLSENAIGRSIEYRCDRDAAKTIGSEATAKALSVLGGESYTSIFSTHPPALLRATRAYGVKHKGDSCIGGGFIPVVFGTFWLVFLGFLTFASWVYISDLTTFQSVSNTVLLQLIPVWQFSIKPIMVQAMPLLNFASSFWDFILIIHEQLGVWAKNGVLWALDYSRQLNIRVFHEWQHYLRIFLWSVLWILLIHVIWRIVDGAILQIKILMIRPKINRVQSTPIDWALFQAIEHKNPKAAYEAIKAGANLCATLSDGRDLVTFAQESKCRKMVRFYKRVGLKPKI; translated from the coding sequence ATGTTTTTAAACCAAATACGCCTATTGATTGCGCTTATTCTTTCTGCTAGTAATTTTCTGCTTTTTCTCTTTCCTGGTCTAATGATTGCAGAGTTTGTAGTGCAGTTTATTGAGAATCGATCGCTCTTGTTAGAGCATGGTGGGTGGGTGGTTTTTATTGCAATGATGATGATGTTGCTTTATTTGCTTCGAGATATGCTCTTTGGCACAACAGTTAAAGGTTTTACGCAAACTGCACACAAGATTGAAGCAGGTGGAGAGTTGGATTGGATTTACCAGCTTTTTGATCCAGTAAGAAGGCGGTTTGGTTTGCAGGTGAGTCTTTATTTGGAGCAAGGAGAGGAAATTAATGCTTTTGCAGTTCGTACTCTTTTTCACAAGGCTGTAGTGATATCTGAGGGGCTTCTTCGTCATCTGCAAGATAATATAGAAGAGGCTGGGCAGGCCTCTGCGCTACAAGCAATAATTGCTCATGAGCTCTCCCATCTAAAACATTGGGATTTTTTGCCTGGTCTTATTATTTATGCCAATGAGCAAGCTGCTGGTAAGCTTGAAGCAATTTTGCACATCGGTGTTGAGCTTGTCACTCGAATGGTTTTAATGATTCCTTTTTTTGGTGCTTTTATTGGAATAGGTCTTGCAGTGCTCTACCGTATTAGTCGCTTGGCGACAGGTTTTTTTGCTTCTATGGTTGTGCGACCACTTTTTACGCTCAGCGAGAATGCTATTGGTCGAAGCATTGAATATCGTTGTGACAGGGATGCCGCCAAAACAATAGGCTCAGAAGCAACAGCAAAAGCACTAAGTGTTCTTGGTGGTGAAAGCTATACTTCTATCTTTTCGACTCACCCACCAGCGTTACTGCGTGCGACCCGTGCTTACGGCGTAAAGCACAAGGGGGATAGCTGTATTGGAGGCGGCTTTATACCCGTGGTATTTGGGACTTTCTGGCTAGTATTTTTGGGCTTTTTAACTTTTGCTTCTTGGGTCTACATAAGTGATTTGACTACTTTTCAGAGCGTATCAAATACTGTTTTGTTGCAGCTTATTCCAGTATGGCAATTTTCGATTAAGCCTATAATGGTGCAGGCTATGCCATTGTTAAATTTTGCATCGTCTTTTTGGGATTTCATTTTAATAATCCATGAACAGTTGGGTGTTTGGGCGAAAAATGGAGTTTTGTGGGCGCTAGATTATAGTCGGCAATTAAATATAAGGGTTTTTCATGAGTGGCAACACTATCTGAGAATTTTTCTTTGGAGTGTATTGTGGATACTTTTAATTCATGTAATCTGGCGTATTGTTGATGGGGCAATTTTGCAGATCAAAATCCTAATGATTCGCCCAAAAATCAATAGAGTCCAGTCCACTCCTATTGATTGGGCGCTCTTTCAAGCGATTGAGCACAAAAATCCTAAAGCAGCCTACGAAGCCATTAAGGCTGGTGCTAATCTTTGTGCTACACTTTCTGATGGAAGAGATCTTGTCACCTTTGCGCAAGAGAGTAAATGCAGAAAAATGGTTCGTTTTTACAAGAGGGTTGGATTAAAACCTAAAATTTAA